One window of Hydractinia symbiolongicarpus strain clone_291-10 chromosome 3, HSymV2.1, whole genome shotgun sequence genomic DNA carries:
- the LOC130635763 gene encoding uncharacterized protein LOC130635763 gives MHVAFKMWLELLVLFYLAASSGAIKSGSESTLYVSLGESAILKCCVDPNTEEYDGFFNADEKQISNLDGIENYEFTETIVSENKKCHNLTIKQMSAELVGEYICKTKKNDVIIFRLFLDASIDSVKSPQILTNKNNTIHISVHGKPFPSIDWIRYVDGEDKPIAKYDSQKKEMTLGKESYRISQINGSLKIANPTRYDQGMYHVFVHKKMSKIQKSIEVRVEEATKIIIDQTAFIAMKGPKKVIQCTAYGNPLPNITFITLSKEQLTKFERKKLNKTIIQAKIDVLTNDSYLDCMASNKLGSDYIRIDISDSATMQDAAIHPKLAFAIGIIIAVVLCGTLISCVTYFIRSLKQQKTTTDTEADFFEDLVKEKKRTKTDQDKGRSRKKVIPDVNNADVKDVYMWLKSEKTNQKALPVRAKKKRTNPSKEKTDDVQNREKSSDKNTRKRTRDNSEIKTKQDEAGMKKSKKRKKLSPPVEENMARKKKSKDIK, from the exons ATGCATGTTGCGTTTAAAATGTGGTTAGAGCTGCTCGTGCTCTTTTACCTTGCTGCATCGTCAG GCGCCATCAAATCTGGCTCGGAATCCACATTATATGTCTCTCTTGGTGAATCTGCCATTTTGAAGTGCTGTGTAGATCCAAACACAGAAGAATATGATGGATTCTTTAACGCAGATGAAAAGCAAATCAGCAATTTGGATGGGATAGAAAATTATGAGTTTACTGAAACGATTGtttcagaaaacaaaaaatgtcataACTTAACCATTAAACAGATGAGTGCGGAATTAGTTGGAGAATATATCtgcaaaacaaagaaaaatgatgTCATAATCTTTCGCTTATTTTTAGACG catCTATTGATTCTGTGAAGTCACCTCAAATACTGACAAACAAGAATAACACAATACATATTTCTGTCCACGGCAAGCCGTTTCCTAGTATTGACTGGATTAGGTATGTGGATGGTGAAGACAAACcaattgcaaaatatgattcaCAGAAAAAAGAAATGACATTAG GCAAGGAAAGTTATAGAATCTCTCAAATCAATGGAAGTTTGAAAATTGCAAATCCGACAAGGTATGACCAAGGGATGTATCACGTTTTTGTACACAAGAAGATGTCCAAAATTCAAAAATCGATTGAAGTTCGAGTAGAAG aagctacaaaaataataattgatCAAACAGCTTTTATAGCAATGAAAGGACCAAAGAAAGTAATTCAATGCACAGCATATGGTAACCCTCTACCAAACATAACATTTATTACATTATCTAAAGAACAGTTAACAAAGttcgaaagaaaaaaactcaaCAAAACTATCATTCAAGCTAAGATAGACGTACTTACCAATGATTCTTATCTTGATTGCATGGCATCAAATAAACTTGGATCTGATTATATCAGAATTGACATCAGTGACAGTGCAACCATGCAAG ATGCTGCAATCCACCCAAAGTTAGCTTTCGCCATTGGCATTATCATTGCCGTGGTATTATGCGGGACGTTGATCTCATGCGTGACCTACTTCATTCGTTCGTTGAAACAGCAGAAGACAACTACCGACACAGAAGCAGATTTTTTTGAAGAtcttgttaaagaaaaaaagcgaACTAAAACCGATcag GATAAAGGTAGGAGCCGAAAGAAAGTAATTCCCGATGTTAATAACGCAGATGTTAAGGACGTTTACATGTGGTTAAAAAGTGAGAAGACCAATCAGAAAGCACTACCTGTGCGCGCGAAGAAGAAACGAACCAATCCAAGTAAAGAAAAAACTGATGACGTGCAAAACAGAGAAAAATCCAGCGATAAAAATACGAGAAAGAGAACTCGAGATAATAGTGAAATAAAGACAAAACAAGATGAAGCTGgaatgaaaaaatcaaaaaaaagaaagaagcttTCTCCCCCTGTTGAGGAAAATATGGCTCGCAAAAAAAagagcaaagatattaaataG